The following coding sequences are from one bacterium window:
- a CDS encoding dCTP deaminase encodes MILTDRQILAEIDAKTIVIEPYRRECLGTNSYDVHLAKYLAVYKDDIIDSRKDNPISHLEIPPEGFLLLPTKLYLGVTEEYTETLKHVPFLEGKSSIGRLGIDIHATAGKGDVGYCNTWTLEISVKQPVMVYAGMPIGQLIYFEVSGITEIPYNKKSSAKYSERTVKPVGSKMFMNYDSEKMRWK; translated from the coding sequence ATGATTCTTACTGACCGACAGATTTTAGCTGAAATTGACGCTAAAACAATCGTTATTGAACCCTATCGTAGAGAATGCCTCGGGACGAATAGTTACGATGTCCATCTAGCTAAATATTTAGCAGTCTATAAAGACGACATAATTGACAGCCGAAAGGATAATCCCATTTCGCATCTTGAAATACCGCCTGAAGGTTTTTTGCTTTTGCCAACAAAACTCTATCTAGGTGTCACAGAAGAATACACTGAGACGCTGAAACACGTCCCTTTTCTTGAAGGCAAATCGAGTATTGGTCGGCTCGGTATTGACATTCATGCAACAGCAGGCAAAGGTGACGTTGGGTATTGTAACACGTGGACACTTGAAATTTCTGTGAAGCAGCCTGTAATGGTATATGCCGGGATGCCGATAGGGCAGCTCATATATTTTGAAGTATCCGGAATTACAGAAATCCCGTATAATAAGAAAAGTTCGGCTAAGTATTCAGAGCGAACTGTTAAGCCAGTAGGCTCAAAAATGTTTATGAATTATGACTCAGAAAAAATGAGATGGAAATAG
- a CDS encoding response regulator yields the protein MKNIQPLLIVDDEIRVLDVLVKTFESDYKTLSANNGFEALEILKQSPVKVIITDERMPKMNGMAFLRQARLILPNTVNIILTAYTDLSVAIDAINSGIVYRYLVKPWDTDELRITIRQAFERFDLLNDNKNLTEELLRKNHELEQNIRELKETQDKLLRTEKLAVVGQLTASIGHELRNPLSRIKTAAALMKNEIKDGNKETAELLKIVDNEVMVSTKIINDLLDFSRERKPSLKPCDLNEIVTGTLNRLRFPDYIHVEQQLDETIPELYLDDGQIQQILVNLILNSIQSIDDSGKIYIKTILNKEFVDLTIKDTGCGIPQSDLDKMFEPLFTTKPKGIGLGMSIVKMLLESHGGTIQVQSRENIGTTITIKLPLKPNLLEK from the coding sequence ATGAAAAACATTCAACCATTGCTCATTGTTGATGATGAAATACGCGTTTTAGACGTGCTCGTTAAGACATTTGAATCAGATTATAAAACACTTTCTGCGAATAATGGATTTGAGGCACTGGAAATATTAAAACAATCGCCGGTAAAGGTCATAATTACCGATGAGCGTATGCCAAAAATGAACGGCATGGCGTTTTTAAGACAGGCTAGGCTTATTCTTCCTAACACAGTCAATATCATCCTTACGGCATATACAGATCTGTCCGTTGCCATAGACGCTATTAATAGCGGTATTGTTTACCGATACCTCGTAAAACCATGGGATACGGATGAATTACGAATTACTATAAGACAGGCTTTTGAACGATTCGATTTGCTGAATGATAATAAAAATCTGACGGAAGAATTACTGAGGAAAAATCACGAACTAGAGCAGAATATACGCGAATTAAAAGAAACTCAGGATAAACTCTTGCGGACCGAAAAGCTGGCAGTTGTCGGTCAATTAACGGCGAGCATAGGCCATGAATTACGCAACCCGCTTTCACGGATCAAAACTGCAGCCGCTTTGATGAAAAATGAAATTAAGGACGGAAATAAAGAAACCGCTGAACTGCTGAAGATAGTTGACAATGAAGTAATGGTATCCACGAAGATCATAAACGATTTACTTGATTTTTCTAGGGAACGGAAACCAAGTTTAAAACCCTGCGACCTTAATGAAATCGTAACCGGGACGCTAAATCGACTCAGATTCCCGGATTACATACATGTTGAACAACAATTGGATGAAACCATTCCAGAGCTGTATCTTGATGATGGCCAGATTCAGCAGATATTAGTTAATTTGATTTTAAATTCAATACAATCCATTGACGATTCCGGTAAAATATATATTAAAACCATCCTGAATAAGGAATTTGTTGATCTAACAATCAAAGATACCGGTTGCGGCATCCCCCAAAGTGACCTTGATAAGATGTTTGAGCCTTTGTTTACCACAAAACCTAAAGGAATCGGTCTTGGTATGTCCATCGTAAAAATGTTACTCGAAAGCCATGGGGGTACTATTCAAGTTCAAAGCCGAGAAAATATCGGGACTACCATCACGATAAAACTACCACTCAAACCTAATCTATTGGAGAAATGA
- a CDS encoding adenylosuccinate lyase: MITRYTRPEFGKIWSDENKFQKWLDVEIAVCVAQAELGLIPQSAIDSIKNKAKFNTSRVLEIETEVKHDVIAFLTNVAEYVGEDSRYIHLGMTSNDVLDTSLSILLREAGEILVSDLKTLQNVVKNRAIEFKYTPCIGRTHGVHAEPITFGLKLALWYDEIGRNLARLKEVIDGISVIKISGAVGTFQHLDPRVEEKTGHLLGLKPVNATQVVPRDLHADFLSTLAVIGASIEKFATEIRSLQRTEILEAEEYFSKGQKGSSAMPHKRNPITCERVTGLARLLRSNAMAALENVALWHERDITHSSVERVILPDSTILLDYMLTQFTHVIERLLIYPDHMLKNINKTRGLIFSQPILLALANKGMRREAAYKVVQESAMEVWQSEKSDFKEVISKNEIVRKLLSEQDINECFDMSRSLQHIDYLFERSGIK; the protein is encoded by the coding sequence ATGATAACGAGGTATACGCGTCCGGAATTCGGAAAAATATGGTCTGACGAGAATAAATTTCAGAAATGGCTTGACGTTGAAATCGCTGTTTGCGTTGCACAGGCTGAATTGGGCTTAATTCCTCAAAGCGCAATAGACTCGATTAAGAACAAAGCTAAGTTTAATACTTCTCGTGTATTAGAAATTGAGACCGAAGTTAAACATGACGTCATAGCCTTTCTGACCAATGTTGCTGAATATGTCGGCGAAGATTCGAGATACATTCATTTAGGTATGACATCCAATGACGTTCTGGATACGTCCCTTTCCATACTCCTTCGTGAAGCAGGAGAAATTCTGGTGAGTGACTTGAAAACCCTCCAGAATGTTGTGAAGAATCGAGCCATAGAATTTAAATATACGCCATGTATAGGAAGAACGCATGGGGTTCATGCTGAACCGATTACTTTTGGTCTAAAGTTGGCTCTTTGGTATGATGAGATCGGACGGAACTTAGCGCGTCTTAAAGAAGTTATTGACGGTATTTCGGTTATCAAAATCTCCGGAGCGGTTGGAACTTTTCAACATTTGGATCCCCGAGTGGAAGAAAAAACAGGACACCTGTTAGGGCTAAAGCCTGTCAACGCAACACAAGTCGTTCCTAGAGATTTGCATGCTGATTTTTTGTCCACATTAGCCGTAATCGGGGCTTCAATTGAAAAATTTGCTACAGAAATTCGAAGTTTACAACGCACTGAGATACTGGAAGCGGAGGAGTATTTCTCTAAAGGACAAAAGGGTTCGTCCGCGATGCCGCACAAGCGAAACCCAATCACATGTGAGCGAGTAACCGGATTAGCCCGGCTTTTAAGGTCGAATGCCATGGCTGCGTTAGAGAACGTTGCCCTTTGGCATGAAAGAGATATTACGCACTCCTCGGTTGAACGTGTCATATTGCCGGACAGTACTATTTTACTGGATTACATGCTAACCCAATTTACGCATGTCATCGAACGTCTTCTTATTTATCCTGACCATATGCTAAAAAATATTAATAAGACCCGCGGATTAATATTCAGCCAACCCATTCTGTTGGCGCTTGCGAACAAAGGTATGCGTCGAGAAGCGGCTTATAAAGTTGTTCAAGAAAGTGCAATGGAAGTGTGGCAATCTGAAAAAAGCGACTTCAAGGAAGTTATTTCCAAGAATGAGATTGTGAGAAAACTGTTAAGTGAACAAGATATTAATGAGTGTTTTGATATGTCCCGAAGTTTACAACACATTGATTATCTGTTTGAACGATCCGGAATAAAATGA
- a CDS encoding phosphoribosylaminoimidazolesuccinocarboxamide synthase, translating into MEVNIKKLEKEQLFYDGSMKKLFSTSNPDYLFMEFKNEVVAIDSKKTKKVRGKGQTNTEISSYIFQFLDSYHIPTHYIGKLNEKWLVVRKLEMVPISVIVRNVSAGTFAKNFRMDEGQVLPAPIIEFYFKNEKMGNPMVNEYHLYVFGSANQDEIRMIQRLSAKVNAVMKNFFERRNYQLVDLKLEFGRSKGKIYLGDEITLDTCRIWDNVDNSRLEKEIAHSKENQIGKIYNEVKQRILHPRAKDEKLNLVG; encoded by the coding sequence TTGGAAGTCAACATAAAGAAATTGGAAAAAGAGCAGCTGTTCTATGACGGCAGTATGAAAAAACTTTTCAGCACCAGCAACCCCGATTACTTGTTTATGGAATTCAAGAATGAGGTTGTTGCTATTGACAGCAAGAAAACTAAAAAAGTAAGAGGCAAGGGTCAAACCAATACAGAAATATCTTCATATATATTTCAGTTTCTCGATAGCTATCATATCCCGACTCATTATATTGGGAAGCTCAATGAAAAATGGCTTGTAGTCCGTAAATTGGAAATGGTTCCAATCAGTGTTATCGTTCGCAACGTTTCTGCAGGAACTTTTGCAAAAAATTTCAGAATGGATGAAGGTCAGGTGCTCCCCGCTCCCATTATTGAGTTTTATTTCAAGAATGAAAAAATGGGAAACCCGATGGTTAATGAATACCATCTGTATGTCTTTGGGTCTGCTAATCAAGACGAAATCAGGATGATCCAGCGGCTCTCTGCCAAAGTAAATGCTGTGATGAAAAACTTTTTTGAGCGCCGAAATTATCAACTAGTAGATCTAAAATTAGAATTTGGCCGATCCAAAGGTAAGATTTACCTTGGCGATGAAATTACGCTTGATACCTGCCGGATTTGGGATAACGTTGATAATTCAAGGTTAGAAAAAGAGATCGCGCACAGCAAAGAGAACCAAATAGGCAAAATATACAATGAAGTGAAACAGCGAATTTTGCATCCGCGCGCCAAAGACGAGAAACTGAATTTGGTAGGCTAA
- a CDS encoding phosphatidylserine decarboxylase family protein, whose translation MEYQILKISKEGTLTIVLVNIFVSCVIILLIFFGNPVLYWLLAPLLFIEFLVIYFFRDPERNIPLGDNLIVSPADGKVVLIKDVYEDQFLKSDAVQVSIFLSVFNVHVNRIPISGVIKYFRYMHGTFLAAFNHDASVKNEQTVIGIEMVKGKLLFKQIAGLLARRIVFDPKEKDNVVTGVRCGIIKFGSRVDVIMQKNVDIKIRVGDKVAGGETIIGVIR comes from the coding sequence ATGGAGTATCAAATCTTGAAAATATCAAAAGAAGGGACACTCACGATTGTTTTGGTTAATATTTTTGTTTCGTGTGTTATAATTTTACTTATTTTTTTTGGTAATCCGGTTCTCTACTGGTTGCTTGCTCCATTATTATTTATTGAATTTTTAGTTATCTATTTTTTCCGTGATCCTGAGCGTAATATTCCATTGGGCGATAATCTTATAGTTTCTCCAGCCGATGGGAAAGTAGTGTTGATCAAGGATGTATACGAAGATCAGTTTTTAAAATCAGATGCTGTGCAGGTCAGTATATTTCTGTCGGTTTTCAATGTTCACGTAAATCGAATTCCGATCAGCGGGGTTATCAAATATTTTCGTTACATGCATGGCACTTTTTTGGCTGCCTTTAATCATGATGCATCGGTAAAAAATGAACAGACGGTTATTGGCATCGAAATGGTTAAAGGTAAGCTACTGTTCAAACAAATAGCCGGATTATTGGCGCGCCGAATCGTGTTCGATCCAAAAGAAAAAGACAATGTGGTTACAGGTGTCCGATGCGGAATCATTAAGTTCGGGTCGCGCGTTGATGTGATTATGCAAAAAAACGTTGACATAAAAATCAGGGTTGGCGACAAAGTAGCCGGCGGGGAAACCATTATCGGAGTCATTCGTTAG
- the mutY gene encoding A/G-specific adenine glycosylase produces MRQLKNIDKYRSNINIIVCGLFQSRQIKLQKLTADQKKRLKKRLVQSILSWYKHNKRDLPWRKTHDPYKIWISEIMLQQTRVEQVIPYYYRFLDKFPSINVLASSNLDDVLKMWEGMGYYRRARYLLEAAKIIAERHKSKIPSKYEILATLPGFGPYTCGSVLSIAYNLPYPAIDGNVIRLMSRLFKIESDITRIATKRTIEKTVVNLIPANKASAFSQALMDMGASVCKSVRPKCNICCCQKFCRAYNEMPNPEILPKKTKKIRNAHVHIAAGIVRNRNTVLISKRPENVILGGLWEFPGGKKERNESLDAACVRELKSKVGISAKIIKPFISIKHHYSHYSVTIHFFCCSYLSGRLNKSTAKWVKIDELEMHAFSKVHKQVAMKIRDGGC; encoded by the coding sequence ATTAGGCAATTAAAAAATATAGATAAATACCGCTCCAATATCAATATTATTGTTTGCGGATTATTTCAGTCACGTCAAATTAAATTACAAAAGTTGACTGCCGATCAGAAAAAGAGACTTAAGAAGCGTTTAGTTCAATCTATTCTAAGCTGGTACAAACATAACAAACGCGATCTGCCATGGCGAAAAACCCATGATCCGTACAAGATTTGGATTTCTGAAATTATGCTTCAACAAACACGCGTTGAACAAGTGATTCCATATTATTATCGCTTCTTAGATAAGTTTCCATCGATCAACGTGTTGGCCTCGTCTAACCTTGACGACGTCCTGAAAATGTGGGAAGGGATGGGATATTATCGAAGAGCGCGCTATTTGCTTGAAGCGGCAAAAATTATAGCAGAGAGACATAAAAGTAAGATTCCAAGCAAGTATGAAATATTAGCAACACTCCCTGGTTTCGGGCCCTATACGTGCGGATCAGTATTGAGCATTGCATACAACCTTCCCTATCCGGCAATTGATGGAAATGTCATTCGACTCATGTCACGCCTTTTTAAGATTGAATCGGATATAACCCGGATTGCGACAAAAAGAACGATTGAAAAGACTGTTGTTAATCTGATACCGGCGAATAAAGCATCAGCATTCTCACAAGCCTTGATGGACATGGGCGCTTCGGTATGTAAATCAGTTAGACCAAAATGTAATATCTGTTGCTGCCAAAAGTTCTGTCGAGCCTATAATGAAATGCCGAATCCCGAAATTCTTCCAAAAAAGACAAAAAAGATAAGGAACGCCCATGTCCATATCGCCGCTGGAATCGTAAGGAATAGAAATACTGTTTTGATTTCTAAACGTCCTGAGAATGTTATATTGGGAGGTCTCTGGGAATTTCCAGGTGGCAAGAAGGAAAGAAATGAATCCCTGGATGCCGCATGTGTTAGAGAATTAAAAAGTAAAGTGGGGATTAGCGCTAAAATAATCAAACCTTTTATTTCAATCAAACACCATTATTCTCACTATAGCGTTACAATTCATTTTTTTTGTTGTTCATACTTAAGTGGAAGATTGAATAAATCGACTGCAAAGTGGGTTAAAATAGACGAACTCGAAATGCATGCGTTTTCAAAAGTACACAAGCAGGTCGCAATGAAAATCAGGGATGGGGGTTGTTAG
- a CDS encoding tyrosine--tRNA ligase, whose product MMQHSIDEQLLIIRRGIVDIIPEDELIRKLERAIKENKPLKIKLGCDPSRPDLHIGHSVVLRKLRQFQDIGHEAILVIGDFTGMIGDPTGKNKTRPSLSLEETRHNGKSYFEQASKILDPVKTRIVYNSEWLAPMAFADVVKMASMYTVARMLERDDFQNRYRNNEPISVHEFLYPLAQAMDSVALASDVELGGTDQRFNLLVGRDIQKEYGQEPQVIITMPLLEGTDGVQKMSKSLNNYVGIDDVPKEMFGRIMSIPDSLIYKYFELTTNVSILELESIKRDLENKSVNPSLLKRKLAMEIIALYHDKSSAEKAEEEFDLIFKKKDIPEDIPIFNVSINEMTIVKLLTETKLVDSGNEARRQILQGAVSLNGQKIMDDKLNVKLDGDLILKVGKRKFLKIVRTK is encoded by the coding sequence ATGATGCAGCATTCTATCGATGAACAACTTCTCATAATTCGACGCGGAATAGTTGATATCATACCAGAAGATGAACTTATTAGGAAGCTGGAGCGGGCAATAAAAGAGAATAAGCCACTCAAAATTAAATTGGGTTGTGACCCGTCGCGGCCGGATTTGCACATTGGCCACTCAGTCGTTCTTCGGAAATTAAGACAATTCCAGGATATTGGACATGAAGCAATATTGGTGATCGGAGACTTTACAGGTATGATAGGGGATCCGACTGGCAAGAACAAAACCCGCCCTTCTTTGTCACTAGAAGAAACTCGGCATAATGGCAAAAGTTATTTTGAACAAGCTTCTAAGATTCTGGATCCTGTAAAAACTAGAATTGTTTATAATTCAGAATGGCTGGCTCCGATGGCCTTTGCAGACGTAGTGAAGATGGCAAGTATGTATACCGTTGCCCGAATGCTAGAGCGTGATGATTTTCAGAACCGCTATAGAAATAATGAACCAATCAGCGTACATGAATTTTTGTACCCCCTCGCTCAGGCGATGGATTCAGTTGCACTTGCATCTGACGTGGAGTTGGGGGGGACTGACCAACGATTTAATTTGCTGGTTGGAAGAGACATACAAAAAGAATACGGCCAAGAACCACAGGTCATCATTACTATGCCCTTACTCGAAGGAACCGATGGGGTTCAAAAAATGAGTAAATCACTTAACAACTATGTCGGTATTGACGATGTCCCGAAAGAAATGTTCGGAAGAATCATGTCTATACCGGACTCATTAATCTATAAATACTTTGAGTTAACGACAAACGTTTCCATTTTGGAATTAGAATCAATAAAAAGGGATCTAGAAAACAAATCTGTGAACCCCTCGCTTCTAAAACGAAAATTGGCAATGGAAATTATTGCACTGTATCATGATAAATCATCTGCCGAAAAAGCTGAAGAGGAATTTGATCTTATATTCAAAAAGAAAGATATTCCGGAAGATATTCCGATTTTTAACGTGTCGATAAATGAAATGACAATTGTAAAGTTGCTAACAGAAACGAAACTGGTTGATTCTGGAAATGAGGCCCGAAGACAGATACTACAAGGCGCAGTCAGTCTTAACGGCCAAAAAATCATGGATGACAAACTAAATGTGAAACTGGATGGCGATCTGATTCTAAAGGTAGGTAAAAGAAAATTTCTAAAAATTGTCCGTACAAAATAA
- the pssA gene encoding CDP-diacylglycerol--serine O-phosphatidyltransferase, translating to MRQLPKRHLPSLVTALNLFAGFLSVVYSINGDYVSAAWLILVAAVMDVLDGKVARLVKSSSEFGVELDSLADISSFGFAPAILIYQSYFSSWGFFGIFLSFLPLVFGGIRLARFNTQATDLAEKDNFFKGLPIPSSAISLVGFVVFEKSIFGGFKHPEILTGLTILVSLLMVSKIRYEAMPNFSFKRPQDAIKIILMIVILPLFAIFPSKIIFPGMMMFIFSGLLRAIIDHFKRVDDDDEISDIPAVE from the coding sequence TTGAGACAATTACCAAAAAGACACCTCCCTTCTTTAGTGACGGCATTGAATCTTTTTGCAGGATTCTTGTCAGTGGTATACTCAATAAATGGAGACTATGTGTCGGCAGCTTGGTTGATCCTTGTTGCGGCTGTCATGGACGTCCTTGACGGAAAAGTTGCGCGTCTGGTTAAGTCAAGTTCTGAATTCGGCGTAGAGCTTGATTCTTTAGCTGATATATCCAGTTTTGGTTTTGCCCCGGCAATTCTAATTTACCAGTCTTATTTTTCGTCTTGGGGTTTTTTTGGAATATTTCTCAGCTTCTTACCGCTCGTTTTCGGGGGAATTCGGCTTGCGCGTTTTAATACGCAGGCTACTGACCTTGCTGAAAAGGACAATTTTTTCAAGGGGTTGCCCATTCCCTCATCTGCCATTTCACTTGTAGGTTTTGTTGTATTCGAAAAATCCATATTTGGCGGATTCAAACATCCTGAAATACTTACTGGCTTGACCATACTTGTATCTTTGTTGATGGTCAGTAAAATACGATACGAAGCTATGCCTAATTTTTCATTTAAGAGGCCTCAAGACGCGATTAAAATCATTTTGATGATCGTAATTCTTCCCCTTTTTGCGATATTTCCGTCAAAAATAATATTTCCGGGAATGATGATGTTTATCTTCAGCGGTTTGCTGCGCGCAATTATTGATCATTTTAAGAGAGTAGATGATGATGATGAAATTTCGGATATCCCGGCAGTAGAATAA
- a CDS encoding response regulator, which yields MNNPQNIIENIIYFERRFYEINPDGRFLESLVEFCYSFKPLLPSRYSIAVTDTDVFVTSLIGQSLKLPVIEKRKIDEYFKINQAITNNEVFTQQSNSLGFELIQTTVPVHGIDGGVIGTFNIFYQPDDIQKDADYRNELVRAIGIGMETGVICRYLAEKINQLLSADHVLITEYDTIEECFFSASEFTFDNTTLVSEDFEREKLTYGHSIYKNIKNTVQSYVYSSAKLPDIQNSPFRNNTRQTFVVTPIISKDQIIGTLNVGFTHNTELNKSMIYLIEELAWYLSICMARDNNLKSLDQISKQLSVIEKELHTFQDTNSVRDLRREFLSDTRDQLIQIITNVGILCDIENQQSDAALSHIVDHLDKMTYAVNQLQSHDFVLDHSSHVAVDIKSIIDEALFGMEEKAAMNKMPVKNVLFSNRITSCGITELNRNEFDRILNNVLFVLINKSQLNSTIYFDSRESENRTHIMVRNFQGDLSAVRHPEDTQKHQKRSELVFRTTKMLLSLNDIEFRFDVFADFKFICEFIFKRTDSARFLRTEVELQNDIKVENESFNILVVDDDDALSELMVDILESRNFQVSCCHDATSAIEEFKKHKFDLVITDLSLPKISGLELASRVKDMCPAVPVIMVTGWTSEVEQIKEKNLNIDFILSKPFNLIDLMGMVEGALKLLKPIEV from the coding sequence ATGAACAACCCGCAAAATATAATTGAAAACATCATATATTTTGAAAGACGCTTCTACGAAATCAATCCGGATGGAAGATTTTTGGAATCATTAGTTGAATTTTGCTATTCATTCAAACCTCTTCTACCGTCCCGTTATTCTATAGCCGTGACGGACACCGATGTGTTTGTTACATCCCTCATCGGTCAAAGTTTAAAATTACCTGTCATCGAGAAACGGAAAATTGATGAATATTTCAAGATTAATCAGGCCATCACGAATAATGAAGTTTTCACACAACAGTCAAATTCATTAGGGTTTGAACTCATTCAAACTACAGTGCCTGTACACGGTATAGACGGCGGTGTCATTGGAACTTTTAATATATTTTACCAACCGGACGACATTCAAAAAGACGCTGACTACAGAAACGAACTTGTGCGCGCGATTGGCATTGGTATGGAGACCGGTGTCATTTGCCGTTATCTAGCTGAAAAAATAAATCAATTGTTATCAGCCGACCATGTATTGATCACGGAATATGACACTATCGAAGAGTGCTTTTTTTCTGCATCTGAATTCACTTTTGACAACACGACGCTCGTTTCTGAAGATTTTGAACGAGAAAAACTCACATACGGTCATTCTATTTATAAAAACATCAAGAATACGGTTCAGTCCTACGTTTACAGTTCAGCTAAATTACCTGACATTCAGAACTCTCCCTTCAGAAACAATACCAGGCAAACGTTTGTTGTGACCCCGATCATATCTAAAGACCAGATTATCGGAACATTAAATGTCGGATTTACACACAATACTGAGTTAAATAAATCAATGATTTATTTGATTGAAGAGCTTGCATGGTACTTATCTATTTGTATGGCCAGGGACAATAATCTTAAAAGTCTTGATCAGATTTCAAAACAACTATCTGTAATTGAAAAAGAGCTCCACACATTTCAGGATACTAATTCAGTGCGAGATCTTAGAAGAGAATTCTTGTCAGACACCCGGGACCAGCTAATCCAGATTATTACAAATGTTGGTATTCTCTGTGATATCGAGAATCAACAATCAGACGCGGCATTGTCACATATTGTAGATCATCTGGATAAAATGACCTACGCGGTAAATCAGCTCCAGAGCCATGATTTTGTTCTTGATCATTCCAGTCACGTTGCAGTTGACATTAAATCCATAATAGATGAGGCGCTCTTCGGAATGGAAGAAAAGGCCGCTATGAATAAAATGCCCGTTAAAAATGTACTTTTTTCCAACCGCATTACTTCATGTGGAATCACTGAACTGAACCGAAATGAATTTGACCGGATATTGAACAACGTATTGTTTGTGTTAATTAATAAATCACAGCTGAACAGTACAATTTATTTTGACAGCCGCGAGAGCGAAAACCGAACGCACATAATGGTGCGAAACTTCCAAGGCGATTTATCCGCAGTCCGGCATCCTGAAGACACACAAAAACATCAAAAAAGATCAGAGCTCGTATTTAGAACAACAAAAATGCTTTTGAGTTTGAATGATATCGAATTCCGATTTGACGTGTTTGCTGATTTTAAGTTTATCTGTGAATTCATTTTCAAGCGGACGGATTCAGCTCGCTTTTTACGAACTGAAGTAGAATTGCAGAATGACATTAAAGTTGAAAACGAGTCTTTTAATATCCTTGTAGTCGATGATGACGATGCGTTGAGCGAACTTATGGTGGATATACTCGAATCACGAAATTTTCAGGTTTCCTGTTGTCACGATGCAACGTCGGCAATTGAAGAATTCAAGAAACATAAATTCGATTTGGTTATTACAGATTTAAGTTTGCCGAAGATTAGCGGGTTAGAACTCGCTTCCAGAGTAAAAGATATGTGCCCCGCAGTGCCTGTTATTATGGTCACAGGGTGGACTTCAGAAGTAGAACAGATAAAAGAAAAGAATCTTAATATTGATTTTATTTTATCAAAGCCCTTCAATTTGATTGATCTAATGGGCATGGTCGAGGGAGCATTAAAACTGCTCAAACCAATAGAGGTCTAA